The sequence below is a genomic window from Bactrocera neohumeralis isolate Rockhampton chromosome 4, APGP_CSIRO_Bneo_wtdbg2-racon-allhic-juicebox.fasta_v2, whole genome shotgun sequence.
gctctactctgctccgagttttgttaggtaaaaaactatagctggagcgggagcaaaaaattaaattctgcgctatgctctggcgtagcggtagcaaaaaattgagagcggtagcacagcagagctaatgaaaatttttatgtgctacagctcccgcatgtgtttgtttttttttttgttgctattttctgtcataatatttgaattaattgaataattcaataaaaaaaatgttattcaaatcattttggcacttgttgcgtcaagttactttataaatctaaaatcaaatattttaagaaatatattaataaagtgaattagataataattgaataaattataatttttttttttattatttaaaatatttcttcttcttaattggcgtagaaaccgcttaagcgattatagccgagttaacaacagcgcgccagtcgtttcttcttttcgctacgtggcgccaattggatattccaagcgaagccaggtccttctccacttggtccttccaacggagtggaggtcttcctcttcctctgcttcccccggcgggtactacgtcgaatattttcagagctggagtgttttcgtccatccggacaacatgacctagccagcgtagccgctgtcttttaattcgctgaactatgtcgatgtcgtcgtatatctcgtacagctcaccgttccatcgaatgcggtattcgccgtggctaacgcgcaaaggaccataaatctttcgaagaacttttctctcgaaaactcgcaacgtcgactcatccgttgttgacatcgtccaagactctgcaccatacagcaggacgggaattatgagtgacttaaagagtttggttttgtttgtcgagagaggactttgcttctcaattgcctactcagtccgaagtagcacctgttggcaagagttatcctgcgttggatttctaggctgacattgttggtggtgtttacgctggttccaagatagacgaaattatctacgacttcaaagttatgactgtcaacagtgacgtgagagccaagtcgcgaatgcgacgactgtttgtttgatgacaggagatatttcgtcttgccctcgttcactgccagacccattttctgtgcttccttgtccagcctgaagaaagcagaactaacggcgcgggtgttgaggccgatgatatcaatatcatcggcatacgccaacagctgtacactcttatagaagatggtaccttctctatttagttctgcggctcgaactattttctccaaaagcaggttgaaaaagtcgcacgatagggaatcgccttgtctgaaacctcgtttggtatcgaacggctcggagaggtccttcccgatcctgacggagcttttggtgttactcaacgtcagtttacacagccgtattagttttgcggggataccaaattcagacatcgcggcataaaggcagctccttttcgtgctgtcgaaagcagctttgaaatcgacgaagaggtggtgtgtgtcgattctcctttcacgggtcttttccaagatttggcgcatgatgaatatctggtcggttgttgatttgccaggtctaaagccacactgataaggtccaatcagtttgttgacggtgggttttaatctttcacacaatacgctcgatagaaccttatatgcgatgttgaggaggctaatcccacggtagttggcgcagattgtggggtatccttttttatggattgggcatagcacacttaaattccaatcgttgggcatgctttcgtccgaccatattttacaaagaagctgatacatgctccttatcagttcttcgccgccgtgtttgaatagctcggccggcaatccgtcggcccctgccgctttgttgttcttcaggcgggcaattgctattcgaacttcttcatggtctggtaatggaacgtctgctccatcgtcatcgattggggaatcgggttctccttctcctggtgttgtgtgttcactgccattcagcaggctggagaagtgttccctccataatttaagtatgctctgggcatcagtgactagatcacctttgggggttctacaggaatacgctccggtcttgaaaccttccgtaagccaccgcattttttcgtagaattttcgagcattacccctgtcggccagcttatcaagctcttcgtactcacgcatttcagcctctttcttcttctgtctacaaatgcgtctcgtttccctcttcaactctcggtatctatcccatcccgcacgtgtagtggtcgatcgtaacgttgcgaggtaggcagcctgttttctctccgctgcgacacggcactcctcgtcgtaccagctgttcttttgcactttccgaaaaccaatggtttcggttgcagctgtacgtaaggagtttgaaatgccgtcccacagttcccttataccgagttgttgacgagtgctctcagagagcaggagtgcaagccgagtagaaaatcgttcggctgtctgttgtgattgcagcttctcgacgtcgaaccttccttgtgtttggtggcgcgcgttttttgctgcacagaggcgggtgcgaatcttagctgcaacaagatagtggtccgagtcgatgttaggacctcggagcgcacgcacatctaaaacactggagacgtgtcttccgtctatcacaacatcatcgatctggttgttggcttttcgatccggagacagccaggtagcttgatgaatcttcttatgctggaatctagtactacagatagccatatttcgggccccggcgaagtcaatcagcctcaacccatttggggatgtttcgtcgtggaggctgaatttaccgaccgtagtggcaaatataccttctttgcccaccctgcagggggcagctctcataaacgcgctccaagcgctcatagaaggcatctttggtcacatcgtccttctcttccgtcggggcgtggacgcaaatcagcgatatgttgaagaacctcgctttgatgcggattgtggctagacgttcattcaccgcagtgaatgatagtactcggcgacggagtctctctcccaccacgaatcctacaccaaacttgcgctcctttatatggccactgtagtaaatgtcacaaggacctactcgtctctgtccttgtcccgtccatcgcatttcttggacggcggtgatgtcagcctttgtctttacgaggacatcaaccagctgggcagcggcaccttcccaattaagggaccggacattccaggtgcatgccctcaattcgtagtccttatttcgtttgccatggtcgtcatcaaaaggggggtctctcatccgaggctggttgtagctcttcactgggggtgttttttacgtggcgggttccaaacccagcgcacaacccttgtagggaatgtttcgccttctcactttagaacggatgttcttaggctacccagaggatacttggtcaaagaccggaagtagtgagctgcttgagccatgtgtaaaagaatcgtttctggacactcccaagtgaatggcgatcagagaactttcctcacttgcgtgaacttctacacatgactccatcctccattataattttttttattatgtaaaatatttaccatttttatattaccaaaacaccatctattccaaatgtattacaatactcaattactatgaattttcaaaattaatttaaactacatatactttccccctttgtatatacatttgggtgtttttttttggaactattaatttttttaattcccgtcacgaaatttccttggaaatacccaaaaaaaaattccgtgaaaattttagccctaaatattaacattaagaactggaccgaggcatgtaaaaatttccatagaaaatacactacaatcctgattattatctttaaattcccaCAGATCAGAGgaattttatggcatcgctttgactttagacgctatagctcttgtcagttatacaaaaaaatgcgaatttcgtggaaaaatcaggtttagatacctcgccggtgtgagtttcgactttgttgctctgggcacttttgtagagggaacaattctgagaaacttgcgtctaaagtcaaagcgatgccataaaatacctctgcaggaatttaaagataaaaatcaggattgtagtgtattttctatggaaaatttatacatgcctcggtccagttcttaatgttaatatttaggactaaaattttcagggaattttttttgggtatttccaaggaaatttcgtgacgggactgaaaaaaattaatagttcaaaaaaaaacaccctaatgtacatatatcaaaagtggGAAAGTATTAGTagtgaaaattaatttcgaaaattcgtagtaattgagtattgtaatacatttggaatagatgatgtttttggtaatataaaaatggtaaatattttacataataaaaaaaattataatttattcaaatattatctaattcactttaataatatatttattttaaatatttgattttagatttataaaggcacttgacgcaacaagtgctaaaatgatttgcataacatttttttgtttgaattattcaattaattcaaatattatgccagaaaatagcaacaaaaaaaaaacaaacacatgcgggagctgtagcacataaaaattttcattagctctgctgtgctaccgctctcaattttttgctaccgctacgccagagcatagcgcagaatttaattttttgctcccgctccagctatagttttttacctaacaaaactcggagcagagtagagcacatactttacaatgttatgctaaggctataagtgtaaacacaatggctacgacagactgcaaactacatctgtcaaatattaaaatacacacgttcttatgggcagtgttattttgacagctgcacaactacacgactgcaggccgacagttgtcgttctcgctaacttcaatttgctcctatttttgccaacgacagtacgacgacagtagagttgacagtagaatggaagatagaaagaggaggtagagtggtgatgccactaatatgttaaatgtaaaattattcacagctctaacaaacttgatgctattttacaaataaaagcataaaatagctatattatagctgtattatatcatttgtaataacaagtgataatttaaagcaaaaatattttacctatttacttattttttgcataaaaaatttcactttgaacaaaatattaaaatttcgttgaagtgcaaggtattagtatggccacaacgaaattgtgtacatgcaaaatggacaactgcgttgttttgtgtacatgccggccattgtgttgttgttgcttctcaaaatgtacatgtagtaagatgaacaacgacgttttcagttcactgtcgtgccgctgcagtctgtcgtagccattgtgtttacactttaaaATGAAATACTACGAGAGTACCGTAGTTTTTTAAACGCTGCTGAGAGTTAAAGAGGAAAGCGGGACGCATATGTCGACCAAAACAGAAAaaggccgaaatgtgtgagtgaAGTGCTTGAGAAGCTGGCCGAAAggggtaatactcgaaaattgcGGTGACTAACGGAAAGTTTCAAGACTTGAGCATTTCCTTGTAAATTTCAAAGTGGTAATCTGGTAGTTGATGTTGACTAAAGTTATGAATGGCAGCAAATGTGTAATATCTGGAGGGGGCACACCCATTTTCCCACTCGATAACAATGGAATAGATGTTACCATATattgcccgactatgatgaGGTCCCCTCCTGCTATACGGTGCGGTatcatggacaatgacaacagcTGGAAAAGATTttgcgaaagatgtatggttCTTTgcagggcacaatagaccctaggtcgcggtccAATACCTAATTAAcaatatctatctatctatggttctttgcgcattgacggcggcgaataccgcagtcgatggaaggTTGTGATGTaagagatatacggcgacatcgATATatttcagcgaatcaagagcaacagctacgctggctaggtcatgttctCCGCATGGAAGGAACCCTCCAGCGTTAAATGTTTTCGATTCCGTACCgaggtggaagcagaggaatagaAAGGCCTGCACTTTGTTGGAGAGATCAGGAGGAGATGGACCTGGCTACACCTGGTATCTCCATTTTTCACCGAATTGCGAAAAAATAAACGattggcacgctgttgttaactcggctagaACCGTataggcggtgtctacgccagcaaAGGAGAAGCAGTTACTATATAGAAGAGAAGTTATTATATATGACTGCCTTACAAACAGACCGGTCAAAGGTCTTGTTAGAAATATCTTGTATTTGTGAAGAGCATCATAAGCTCGATTTAAccgaaataaagatttttatcttatttataGGATCAGAAAGTAGAGATTTCAACAAAGAAAACCCTACCGacatttcaagaaaaaacatCCATCTTGACATGGAAATATCcaattaaaattaagtgttttttGATGACCCTTAAATCATTTTTCCCTTCcgtttttagtttatatttctTTTCCAATTAAATAAAAGTCTCGCCAATAAACTTGAAAGAAAGTTATAAACTTTAAgattttttagatataaaattttatttatttatttatatacatatttttcgttttacaaGGCAAATATTGTGATTGAGCGCGCTTTCATTTCgtataattgaattaattttaacaatttaattttaagtttttttttgtctttttttagtttacaaCTCAACAAGCCTTAAAAATACACTCGTTTCGTTTGCTAGTAACAAATACACACCCCTAAAAGTATGCTGCACTCAATTATAATgggattgtaaaatttttaatttcgacatACTTAGACAATAAAAGGTTAATTCTAATTTgctaagtacatatgtaaggaCACATGTAGATAATTATGTACAGAAAAAAGAGTTTTTGAAGTTTTCGATGGCCAATGGTTAGTGACGAAGTTCTCGCTTATTCTAggttttttgatttctttaaattaagGCGACAAGATGTGCAGAGCGGAAAATGGTGAAAGGGAGAGTTATATTCATGTTAAGCGATAAAGAATAAATGGGGAACGCCAGTCGGTGCGTAGTGAATGCAACAATAGGCAAGCGCCATTGTCAACAACAAAGtgtaattacataaatatacaaaatacgagtacaaaaaaaaataataatataataagatCGCAGTGTATTTCAGATGCATGCAACCAAGAACCGGTCGCTGACCCTGTTCTGTTTGCCGCAATCACTTCACACACGACGGCGATGTTTCGACAGCTCCTCCCGGCGAATCTGTTGCTGTTTGTAGACGAATAGCGGACGGAAGACAATGGCACGACGTGGACGCTCATCGAGTGGTGCAGCGCCAGACGCTGCAACGGCAGCCACCGGCGAAAGCGACACATCCAAAGGCACAGTGAGCGGCGCATCGGCTGCGGCACGACGTGATCTCACGTACGGACGGAATAGATCCGCTTTGGCGGCATCACGACGATACAGTGTGCTGAGGAAATCAAAGTACTGTGGCGAGCGCAGACTTTCTGGTCGTCGCAGTGGCGAGTTGTATTGGAAAAAGTTCGGCGTCTCTACGTCCAGGTAATTGTTGACGCCTTCCTGTGCTTGAACGCCGAGATTGAGGCTGGCTAGCGGCGCCATAATGCAGAAAGCGATGATGCAGAACTAGAAAGAGTGGAGAaaaagtttcaatatttttgtgcaaCTAAAACATGTtgattaaatatgtatgatatgtatataaattttatttttcagccTGTATATAGACACGAGAAAGagtctcagtttttgaaatgtcggtctgaaattttgctcacttCCATTTCTCCCCAAGAGGCTACTTATAtgtcggaaccgccaatatcggacaAGAATAGCGTATAACTGTCATATAAACggaacaataaaaatcaagtcttgcaaagaatcttttgtatttttgaaggaGTTTTTAGCTTCGGCGTAACCAATTTAATgctgttttttttggttttgactGAAGTCAATACAAATAGTTTGTCAGCTGCTCTTATTAAAATTACCATTGATTAAGAAGTTAAGACTACTCAAAGCAAGTCAAAGCTGAAACcttaattttaagaatattaatGCAAAAGCTGCTTCGCTCCACGtgattattcaattaattataGAGACAGGGGGCTGTTGATGTAAATTGATTCGAAGCCACCATAAATCcgttataaacaattttatggcATTGCAACGGTATATGTGATAACAATCATAGCGTTGTTTGAGAAAAAAATGACTTGGGCCGTAAAATTTTAACGATAAAGTCCACAAGCAGCTGTTTCCAATAAAGCCGGATTGTCTGCATTGCAAAAATcggtatatatttgcataaatttcaaGACGTCGGACAGGTTGTAGATcgatttttaattctttttttttcattttacggaTTTTTGGACGTTGAATAAAAGTCTGGTTTCTATAACtgcttatttttttggtttttttaatattgtttattgttttagtttttggttttgcatactttgttatatgtatttactatttctttgtttttatcggccattaaaagttttttgtttcacttttattaTGAAATTCTCATTGCTGTTGCGTTGCTGAGTCGCTATGTGAAGAAACACATATGAAATTTCCTAATGTGACGTATGCGGATTTGGCAAAAACTCATTaaacaaactataaaaatataaaaaatcacgcTCAGAAACAGCAACAATTTAGTGTCTTGAATTCATGGACGCCATTGTCAGACCGACCAGACAgcttaaataaattactttaatggcaataatttgtaaaaatttctaaagacaagaataaattaaaactaagttaTGCCGAAATATAGATAAATTGATTGCGATTAGCGCTTATAAATCACTTTTATACAGCTTTGgcaaatatattcattttatattaatgAGATTATTCAACAACTAGTATTTTTAGCaaactttttttactttaaaagtaTAGCAAATAACTTCAGTTAACAAATCAGCTGCCTTCTAAGCATTAAAACTAATGACTTTTAGTTAAACTTATGACTTATAACTGAATCAATGGTTTATTGCCTCCACTAATTGTGTGTTAAGTCATTTCGCTAACTTATAAAtagcaaatagcataatttgcatacaaatttacagTTGTACTCATCACCTAACGCCTTTAAACTGTTACTATTATTAGtactttgtttgaaaatttgggtGCGGTGTCTATAAGACAAAGCTCAAACATTTGTAAGTATTGTTCCtaagtcactcatacgccatcaCCTCCTTAGTGCTTTTGTTAAACTGCCAGCAAAAACACTTGAAAAAGCGCTGAACTGCATGCAACAGACACGTGATCTCAACTATACGAATAGATTTGTGCATACAATATTCCCACAAATCCGCAAATGCTGGATGGAGACTTAATATCAGCGCTTAGAAGTCACGAGCATTTTCGCATTAATTATGATTGGCGCTTTTGCCGCTAACCTACGTAAAAGCATGCTAATCTGAGCACCATTAGTTTCAACTTAGTGTAAAGATTACTACTTCGGCAACACGAGACTGATTAATTTGTACTACACGAACTCTCATTTGCCACAACCAAGTTCTATGTTTAGCTCGGCTGCGTATAGAGCCATTATTACCGCATATCACTTTTGTCTGCAGCTCATTGACTATACGAGTATAATTAGTTGCTAGAAATTTTGATTATAGCTGTCGATAAATGTTGGCGCAAGATTTATGCTGCTAAAATCCCgccttttatttcaataataagcTCATATTTCATTTCCCAGGAGTGTTGAAGTATAGTTTCGCTTGCAATCATTAGTTGTGGACACGATGATTTTCAGTAAAACAATATAGCTAAGTGCTCAAACGACAGCACCTGCTaactaaatacaaatttaattggtTGTGGGTTGCGACATTACTTAACATTGTTGATATATTGCTGAGGGACTTTCCGAACAATAATTATTGGTTAAATTTAAGGTATATTTATTGATTAGTTAATAAACATTATTCTATAATTTTGTATGTGAAATATGTTTACTCTTATCGTTTTTCAagcaaatattcaatttttccaCACACACAACTAGAAAACTAACTTGTTCCGTCGAGAAAGAATAACTCATTTTGAATCATGTGCAAGAATATATTAATTCTCAATGGTCTATGAGAGAAAATCTGAGGTTAATACCTATAGTATATGTTACacgaaaatgttataaaagtCAAAACCAATAGATGTGTTAGTAACACTATTAAAATCTGAAGTTTATAACATTAACACTGAACGAAGTATATTTCTTTGAACGGAATCGGCCCCCTTACGTCGACATACCCCAACAACTATGCTCGATCTTCTTTCAAGGTGTCTTGTTCTAAATAAGAACCCTTATAGACcaattttaatgaacttttATATTTTCGCAACGTATTACTTATGTTCATCTAACGGTgtagctttattataaagatgAGAGTTTGTCATTATGTTTTGGAAATGATTTTAATGAGCGACCGCCGCAGCTGGCTCGAATAAATTTCAGACGAGTGGCCCACATTTTGCAGCAATCGGGGCCATATGTCAGCAATAACGCgccgaatattctcttccaagcCATTAACCATGATAGGCTTATTTTGACTCCCGAAGCGAataatgcgctcaccaaaagtttcatTCAACATGctgattgtttcgttggctgtatTGTATGTTGAAACCGAAGGTCGTTAGCATCAACATCTTCCAAATCATGCACAAAACTGTCATTAATCATGGCTCCATAGCCTACTTTACTTCAAAAGTAAGTTTCTTTGCTGACGTAATTTTCTTGAGAAAATCGGCATCAGTACCCATCTCGTTTCGGACCCATTCACCGGTCCTGCAACGCGCCTATTGGTCATTCTAAGCCGGAGATTGAAGATCCTTTcacaaaatcttccataaagtaAATGACGACAACTCCAATGATTGGCTCTATACTGGATGGACTGATTCGGATCTTCTTTGTTCGTTCCCGAATAAGTCAGTttattatgaaatggcaaaccaaacCAAGTATAAATCATGTAACCCCTGTCAAAAAAACTAACtccgaaaaaaatgttgcttctTGAAAACCACATTTTAATAAATCACCCGTTATTTAAATTGGCCTGAATTAGTAAAAGTTAAAG
It includes:
- the LOC126755344 gene encoding uncharacterized protein LOC126755344; this translates as MAKFCIIAFCIMAPLASLNLGVQAQEGVNNYLDVETPNFFQYNSPLRRPESLRSPQYFDFLSTLYRRDAAKADLFRPYVRSRRAAADAPLTVPLDVSLSPVAAVAASGAAPLDERPRRAIVFRPLFVYKQQQIRREELSKHRRRV